A single Oryza brachyantha chromosome 8, ObraRS2, whole genome shotgun sequence DNA region contains:
- the LOC102706591 gene encoding beta-galactosidase 12 — protein MTAAGVVPAVAAALLLVLQLHGATAEWSLTKKGTVVSYDERSLMIDGKRDLFFSGAIHYPRSPPEMWDRLIKQAKLGGLNTIETYVFWNGHEPEPGKYNFGGRFNLIKFLKLIKDNDMYAIIRIGPFIQAEWNHGGLPYWLREIGHIIFRANNEPFKREMEKFVRFIVQKLKDEEMFAPQGGPIILSQIENEYGNIKKDRIIEGDKYLEWAAEMAVSTGIGIPWIMCKQSTAPGEVIPTCNGRHCGDTWTLRDTNKPRLWTENWTAQFRTFGDQLAQRSAEDIAYAVLRFFAKGGTLVNYYMYHGGTNFGRTGASYVLTGYYDEAPMDEYGMCKEPKFGHLRDLHSVIRSYQKAFLWGKQSFEILGHGYEAHNFELPEEKLCLAFLSNNNTGEDGTVVFRGEKFYVPSRSVSILADCKTVVYNTKRVFVQHSERSFHTSDESTKNNVWEMYSEAIPKYHKTKLRTKEPMEQYNQTKDTSDYLWYTTSFRLESDDLPFRRDIRPVIQVKSTAHAMIGFANDAFVGTGRGSKRDKSFVFEKPMDLRIGVNHIAMLSSSMGMKDSGGELVEVKGGIQDCVVQGLNTGTLDLQGNGWGHKARLEGEDKEIYTEKGMAKFQWKPADNDLPITWYKRYFDEPDGDDPVVLDMSSMSKGMMFVNGEGLGRYWTSFRTLAGQPSQSVYHIPRAYLKPKGNLLVIFEEELGKPGGILVQTVRRDDICVFISEHNPAQIKTWESDGAGGQIKLIAEDHSTRGTLACPPDRTIQEVVFASFGNPEGACGNFTAGTCHTPDAKAIVEKECLGKDSCVLPVVHTVYGADINCPATTATLAVQARCKVKKKA, from the exons ATGACGGCCGCCGGCGTTGTgcccgcggtggcggcggcgctcctcctcgtcctgcAGCTCCATGGCGCCACGGCGGAGTGGAGCCTCACCAAGAAGGGCACCGTCGTCTCCTACGACGAGCGCTCCCTCATGATCGACGGCAAGAGAGacctcttcttctccggcgccaTCCACTACCCGCGGAGCCCCCCCGAGATGTGGGATCGGCTCATCAAGCAGGCCAAGCTCGGCGGCCTCAACACCATCGAGACGTACGTCTTCTGGAACGGCCACGAGCCTGAGCCTGGCaag TACAATTTCGGAGGCAGATTCAACCTGATCAAGTTCCTCAAGCTGATCAAGGACAACGATATGTACGCAATCATTCGCATAGGGCCATTCATCCAGGCAGAATGGAACCATGG TGGTTTGCCTTATTGGCTTAGGGAGATCGGACACATTATATTCAGGGCTAATAATGAACCTTTCAAG AGGGAGATGGAGAAGTTTGTGAGGTTTATAGTGCAAAAGCTGAAGGATGAGGAGATGTTCGCGCCTCAAGGAGGACCCATCATTCTATCACAG ATCGAGAACGAGTACgggaatataaaaaaagatcgTATAATAGAAGGGGACAAGTACCTGGAATGGGCAGCTGAAATGGCCGTTAGCACAGGGATTGGAATTCCCTGGATTATGTGCAAGCAATCTACGGCTCCAGGAGAAGTG ATCCCTACTTGCAATGGAAGGCACTGTGGAGATACATGGACTCTACGCGATACAAACAAGCCACGCTTGTGGACTGAGAATTGGACTGCACA GTTCAGAACCTTCGGTGACCAGCTAGCTCAGCGTTCAGCTGAGGACATTGCATATGCTGTGCTACGGTTTTTTGCCAAGGGTGGGACGTTGGTAAACTACTACATG TATCATGGTGGAACAAATTTTGGGAGGACAGGTGCTTCATATGTCTTGACTGGATACTATGATGAAGCTCCTATGGATGAATACG GCATGTGCAAGGAGCCCAAATTTGGGCATCTGAGAGACCTGCACAGTGTGATCAGGTCATACCAGAAAGCCTTTCTCTGGGGGAAGCAGTCATTTGAGATCTTGGGCCATGGGTATGAG GCACACAACTTTGAGTTGCCTGAAGAAAAGCTGTGCTTGGCTTTCCTCTCCAACAACAACACAGGGGAAGATGGAACTGTGGTCTTCCGAGGGGAGAAGTTCTATGTGCCTAGCCGCTCTGTCTCCATCCTTGCAGATTGCAAGACCGTCGTCTACAATACAAAGAGG GTCTTTGTACAACACAGTGAAAGATCATTCCATACTTCTGACGAGAGCACTAAGAATAATGTGTGGGAGATGTACTCTGAGGCGATTCCCAAGTATCACAAAACCAAGCTGAGGACAAAGGAACCCATGGAGCAATACAACCAAACAAAGGACACTAGCGACTATCTGTGGTACACCACAAg CTTTCGCTTGGAGTCAGACGATTTGCCCTTCAGGCGTGATATCAGGCCTGTGATTCAGGTGAAAAGCACTGCACATGCGATGATAGGATTTGCCAATGACGCCTTCGTAG GCACTGGGCGTGGAAGCAAGAGGGACAAGAGCTTTGTGTTTGAAAAACCCATGGATCTAAGAATAGGTGTTAACCATATCGCAATGTTGTCTTCGTCGATGGGAATGAAG GACAGTGGTGGTGAACTTGTTGAAGTAAAGGGCGGCATTCAGGACTGCGTGGTGCAGGGTCTCAACACAGGGACCCTGGACTTACAAGGCAATGGCTGGGGTCATAAG GCCAGGTTGGAAGGCGAGGACAAGGAGATTTACACGGAGAAAGGAATGGCCAAGTTTCAGTGGAAGCCAGCAGACAATGACCTACCGATCACTTGGTACAAG AGATACTTTGATGAGCCAGACGGAGATGATCCTGTTGTTCTTGACATGAGCTCTATGAGCAAGGGCATGATGTTTGTCAACGGAGAAGGCCTTGGTCGCTACTGGACGTCATTCAGAACTCTGGCTGGACAACCTTCTCAATCAGT ATACCACATCCCACGAGCGTACCTGAAACCCAAGGGAAACCTGCTGGTGATATTCGAGGAGGAGCTCGGGAAGCCAGGCGGCATCCTGGTGCAGACGGTGCGGAGGGACGACATCTGCGTGTTCATCTCGGAGCACAACCCGGCGCAGATCAAGACGTGGGAGtcggacggcgccggcgggcagATCAAGCTCATCGCCGAGGACCACAGCACGCGCGGCACCCTTGCCTGCCCCCCCGACCGGACCATCCAGGAGGTCGTCTTCGCCAGCTTCGGCAACCCGGAGGGCGCCTGCGGCAACTTCACCGCCGGCACCTGCCACACTCCCGACGCAAAGGCCATCGTTGAGAAG GAATGCCTCGGCAAGGACTCGTGCGTGCTGCCGGTGGTACACACGGTGTACGGCGCCGACATCAACTGccccgcgacgacggcgacgctggCGGTGCAGGCGAGATGCAAAGTGAAGAAGAAGGCGTAA